From Xiphophorus couchianus chromosome 4, X_couchianus-1.0, whole genome shotgun sequence, a single genomic window includes:
- the phospho2 gene encoding pyridoxal phosphate phosphatase PHOSPHO2, whose product MKILMVFDFDHTVVDENCDIWVIKCLPQQTLPESVESTYRRGQWTEYMGRVMAYIGDQGVAPDRVRSVMETIPFTPGMLELLTFISENKSTVDCIVVSDANTMFIDWVLQGAGLRVAVDQVYSNPASISESGYMELRPHHSHQCAKCPVNMCKKKVLETYLSGKADGGEVYGRVFYVGDGGNDLCPSFCLSGRDAVMPRKGYTLDKMLTRLSDQEGNDSISAKVIPWSSGADILQELKDSLQSQ is encoded by the exons ATGAAGATCCTGATGGTGTTTGATTTTGACCACACTGTGGTGGACGAGAACTGTGACATCTGGGTCATCAA GTGTCTTCCGCAGCAGACTCTCCCAGAGTCTGTGGAGAGCACATACAGGAGGGGCCAGTGGACTGAGTACATGGGCAGAGTGATGGCCTACATAG GAGACCAGGGGGTCGCCCCCGACCGGGTCCGCAGCGTCATGGAGACCATCCCCTTCACACCCGGCATGCTGGAGTTGCTCACATTCATATCCGAGAATAAAAGTACGGTGGACTGCATCGTCGTCTCCGATGCCAACACCATGTTCATCGACTGGGTCCTGCAGGGGGCGGGACTCCGGGTAGCTGTGGACCAGGTGTATTCCAACCCGGCCAGCATCAGCGAGTCCGGCTACATGGAGCTGCGACCCCACCACTCGCACCAGTGCGCCAAGTGCCCCGTGAACATGTGCAAGAAGAAAGTCCTGGAGACGTACCTTTCCGGGAAGGCAGACGGCGGCGAGGTGTACGGGCGGGTGTTTTACGTGGGGGATGGCGGGAACGACCTCTGCCCCTCGTTCTGTCTGAGTGGGCGTGACGCTGTGATGCCCAGGAAGGGCTACACCCTGGATAAGATGCTGACCCGACTAAGCGATCAGGAAGGCAACGACTCCATTTCAGCTAAGGTTATTCCATGGAGCAGCGGCGCCGACATCCTGCAGGAACTGAAAGACAGTCTGCAGTCTCAATGA